DNA sequence from the Lysobacterales bacterium genome:
GCAACACACCCGGCGCGATCACCTTCATCGCCATCGCCCCCGCGGTCGAGGTGAAGGTGACCAGGCCCGACTCCAGCGGATCCAGGCCGAACGACAGCTGCAGCATCAACGGCAGCAGGAACGGCGTCGCGCCGATGCCGATCCGGAACAGCGAGCCACCGACCACCGCGGCGCGGAACGTCGGGATGCGCAGCAACTCCAGTTGCAGCAGCGGGTGCGCCTGCCGGCGCGCTCGGCGCACGTAGGCCGCGATCAGTCCGGCCCCGGCCAGCATGCACAGCGCCACGGCCGCTCCCGGCACCAGCTCCCGGCCCATGGCCGAAAACCCGAACATCGCCAGCGCCAGGCCACCGGCCGACAGCAGGAAGCCCCGCACATCCAGCGGCCCGACCGGTTGCCGCAGTTCAGGGACGTGCCGCCACGCCAGCCACATGCCGAGCAGGCCCATCGGGATGTTGATCAGGAAGATCAGGCGCCAGTGCGCATAGGTGGTGATCGCCCCGCCCAGCACCGGGCCCAGCATCGGCCCCAGCATCGCCGGGATGGTCAGCCAGCTCAGGGCGCGCACCAGCTCGGACTTCTCCACGCTGCGCAGCAGGACCAGCCGCCCCACCGGCACCATCATCGCCCCGCCCATGCCCTGCACGAAGCGTCCCGCCACCAGCAGCCCCAGGCCATCGGCGGCCGCGCAGACCAGTGAACCGACCAGGAACACCGCGATCGCGCCGACGAACACGCGCCGCGCGCCGAAGCGGTCCGCCACCCAGCCGCTGACCGGGATGAACACCGCCAGCGCCAGCAGGTAGGTGGTGATCGCCAGCTTCAACGCCACCGGCGCCACGCCCAGGTCCGCGGCGATCTGCGGCAGCGAGGTCGAGATCGCCGTCGAGTCCATGTTCTCGATGAACAAGGCGGTGGCGATGATCAGCGGCAGCAGGCGCTGGGGTTTCACGAAGCCTTTGAGCGACGACGAGGGCGCTCATTGTGAGGGGTGCGGCCTGAATCCGGCGCCGGCGCGGGTTCAGCCCCCGCCGGCCTGCCATCGCGGACGCGGTGCCCTGGCGTGGTCGCGGCCGCCGGCCGGACGCGCGGGCGATCCGGACCTCCCCGCCGCGTGCCCGTCAGTCGGGAGGAACCGCGGACGGGTCCATCCAGAAGGCTTCCCAGACATGGCCATCCGGGTCCGCCAGCGCGCGGCTGTACATGAAGCCGTGATCCTGTGCCGGGTTGATGTCACTACTGCCGCCATGGGCGGCCGCGGCGGCGTTCATGGCATCCACGGCGTCGCGATCGGCCAGGGCAAGGGCCAGCATCACCTCGCTGGCCGTCGTCGGCGGGATCGGGCGGCTGGTGAAGCTGCGCCACTTCCCGTGGCTCAGCAGCATCACGTGGATGACCTCGCTCCAGACCATGCACGCCGCGGTCTCGTCCGTGAAGTGCGGGTTGTTGCTGAAGCCCAGGCCCTCGTAGAAGGCCATCGAGGCGGCAAGGTCGGCGACAGGCAGGTTGACGAAGATCATGCGGGTCACGGGACGGTCCAGTCGAGGGTGGATGCCACAGAGTCGAACGGCAGAGGATGGAATCGACAGGGCGATCGGATGCGCGCCGTCGATCGGACAGACCCGCTCGCACTGGCGCTTGCAGGAGCTGACTGGCTTCGTCGCTCAACCAGCTTCATCGCCAGGCTCCCCGACCTCCAGCCAGCAGATTGGCTTCGTCACTCATCCAGCGTCGTGACCAGGCTTCGCTGCCTCCAGCGAGCTGATTGGCGTCGTCGCTCAGCCAGCTTCGTGGCCGGGCTTCGCTGCCTCCAGCCAGTCGTGTGCCGCCTCGCGGCGGCACCGCACTTCTCCCCTCCCCCGCCTGCGGGGGAGGGGCGGGGGAGAGGGCCGCCCCGGCCAGCGCACGCGACTGGGACAGCAGCGATGCAGCCCATGGCCAGTGCGCACCCCTGCGGCGCACGTCGCCAGACGGGCCGACCCGCACTTTTCCCGTGGGTGCATGACAACGCCGTCCGGATCGCGCCACGGCGCGAAGACCGGCAGCCGCAAGAGCGTCCTCGGACCCCTCCGGATTCAGCCCTCGTCGAGCGGGCGGATTTCCAGCACGCCCGTTCCCGGCATGGGATCGGGGCATCGGCGCGCCCAGGCCAGCGCCTCGTCGAGGTCGCGGACCTGCCACAGCCAGAAGCCCGCGACCTGCGCCTCGGGCGGCAGGAACGGCCCGGCCTCGACGCCACGCACGCCCTCGGCCAGCGTCACCCGCACGCCCTGCGCGGTCGGCTTCAGTCCGTGGGCGGCGACCAGTACGCCGGCGGCGCGCAGCGCCTCGTTGAAGCGCCCCATGGCGGCCAGCATCGCCCGGGTCCAGGCCGGATCCGTGTCGCCGCCCTCGCTGGCTGCGCTCGCCTTGACCAGCACCATGACGCGCATCGCTTGCTCCGGTTCCTCCCCGGCACGCGCCGGACTGCAGAAAGTCGAACGGCGGGACCGGCGATCGACCGCCTGGCCCGGGCCGGGCGCCGGCCATGCCATGAGGCCGCGAGGCGAGGCCGTCCGGCGCGCGTTGTGGCAAGAGCATGGGAAGCCGCGGCAGCGCCCCCCAGGGAAACGTCCGGACCCGGGCTCAGGCCGGTTCGGGGTCGCCGGCCGACAGCGCCTGCGCCAGCCAGGCCCGCGCGGCATCCCAGTCGCGGTGCACCGTGCGCGGCGAAATGCCCAGGGCATTCGCGGTGTCCTGGTCGTTGAGGCCACCGAAGTAGCGGCACTCGAAGACCTGGGCCTGGCGCGGCTCGGCCTCGCCCAGACGCACCAGGGCGGTATCGATGTCGACCAGCAGCTCGAACTCGCTGGCATCGTTCGGCAGCTCGTCGTCCAGGGTCACCTTCACGGCACCGGCGCCGCGCTTGATCGCCAGGCGCTCGCGGGCATGGTCGACCAGCACCTGGCGCATGATGCGGACGGCCAGGCCCATCAGGTGGCCGCGGTCGCGCGGCGCACCCTCGGCACGGGCCAGGCGCAGGTAGCACTCGTGGACCAGGGCGGTTGTGCCCAGCGTATGCCGCTTGCCGGCACCCAGCGCGCCATGGGCCAGCCGCTTGAGGTCCGGGTAGACGAGATCGACCAGCCGGTGCCAGGCATCGGCATCGCCTTTGCGGGCGCGATCGAGCAGGACCGTGACGTCGGGGGAATGCACCGGCTCATCCATGGCGGCAGTTTACGCAAGCCGGCCCGGGGCCAGGGGGAAGAACTGCCGGAAGCGGAACGCTCGACCGCGGCCGGCCTGCTGCCTGGGGTCGCTCCCCGACCGCGCATGCACCGGACCGCGCCGCGCCCGCCCGACGACACGACGCGTTGCCCGCGATCGCCGCGGCCCGGCATCATGCCGGTCGATCCGAAGGAGAACGCAATGCGCCTTGCCCTCGTCAGCGGCGGTTCCCGTGGCCTTGGCGCCGCACTGTGCGCGCACTGGCGGGGCCAGGGCTGGCGGGCGATCGACTGCTCGCGCAGCGGCGCCGGACCCGACCATCTGGCGGTCGACCTGGCCGACCCGCAGGCGGCCGAGCAGGTGCTGGTCCCGGCGCTGGCCGCCCTGGCCCGGCAGCCCTGGCAGGAGGTGGTGGTGGTCGCCAACGCCGCCCGCCTGGAACCGGTCGGCCCGCTCGCCCGCCTGGACACGGCCGAGCTGCTTCGGCACTTCGCGGTGAACCTCACCGGCACCCTGGTGTTCCTTAAGACCGCGCTGGCCGCGTTCGCCGGCCACGGTGCCGAACGCTGCCTGCTGGCGATCAGCTCCGGCGCGGCGCGGCGGCCGATCCGCGGCTGGGCCCCTTATTGCGCGGGCAAGGCGGCGCTGGAGCAGTTCATGGCGGTGCTGGCGCTGGAGCAGGACGATGAGGAACGGCCGGTGCGCACGCTGACGGTCAGTCCCGGCGTCCTGGACACCGGCATGCAGCAGCGCATCCGCGCCAGCGACCCGGCCGAGTTCCCGGACCGCGACCAGTTCGTGGCCTTCCAGGACAGCGGCGCCCTGCGCGATCCCGCCGTGGTCGCCGCCGCGATCGCCGACTGGCTGGCCAACCGCCCAGACAACGGCAGCCGTTTCGACGCCAGCGAGCTGCTGCTGCCTCGCTGAGCGCCGGAACCTCGCCGTACGCCTCGCGACGCGGCGCGATCCGCGCCTGCGCCTTCCTGGTCCGGCTGGTCACGCGACGGCCGGATGGCAGGCGGCATGGCGCTATAGTGCGACGGGCACTGCCTGCGCCAGGGGACACAAGGGAGCGGACCCGGCACGACGCCGACCGGTGCCTGCGCGTCGCGCGCGCGGGACGCTGCCCGGGCCTTGCCACTGCCAGCCGCGGAGATCCGGATGGAACACGCTCGCTCCGACAACGGCCGCCACCCGCGCCCGGGCAGCCACGGACACGAGCGCCTGGCCACGACGGTGGCGCTGGTTTCCGCCTGCCTGCTGCTGCTGGCGATCCCGGCGTTCTGGCCCGACTACCTCGGCAAGTTCGGCGATGCGCACGGCTACACCCACGCGCATGCCCTGCTGGGCACCGCCTGGCTGGTGCTGCTGGTGGTCCAGCCGCTGCTGATCCGCGCGCGCCGCCGCACCGCACACCGCCTGCTCGGCGGCATCGGCCTGGTGGTCGGCCTGGCCTTCATCGTCTCGGGCGTGCTGCTGACCCATCACAACCTCGGGCGGATGTCCGACGAGGCGTTCGCACGCTTCGGCCATTTCGCCTGGCTGCCGCTGTCGATGACCGTGATCTTCGCCGCGGCACTGGCCCTGGCGATCGCCTGGCGCCGGGTGCCCGGCGCGCACGGCCGCTTCATGGCGGTCACCGCCCTGCCCCTGCTCGACCCGCTGCTGGCGCGCCTGCTGCACCACTACGCGCCGCCCCTGCCCGCCTGGTACCTGTACCAGATGCCGGCGTTCGCGCTGGCGACCGCCGTGCTGTTCGTCCTGTGGGCGCGCTGGCCCGGCCGGCTGCCGGGCCGGCGGGCCTTCGCGGCGTTCGCGGTCCTCGCGGTGCTGGTGCTGCTCGGCTACTTCGCGACCCCCGGCTGTGCCGCCTGGCTGGGCCTGGTCGATGCCTTCCGGGCGTTGCCGCTGACCTGAGGCGACGGCCGCAGGTCGCGCCGCCCCCGCAGGGACGCGGCTTCCGCGCTGAACAGCGCGCTCAGCCGTCGAGCTCGGCCCAGCGCGCGTAGGCGGCGTCCAGCTCGAGCTGGGTGGCGGCCAGGGCGGCCTGGTCGGCGCCGATCTGCGCCGCCGGGCGCTGGTAGAAGGCCGGGTCGGCCATCGCCGCGCCCAGGGCCGCGAGTCTGCCTTCCAGGGCCTCGATGCGGGCCGGAAGCTGTTCCAGCTCGCGCTGGTCTTTGTAGCTGAGCTTGCGGGGTCGCGCCTGGGCAGCGCTGGCCGGGGCCTCGTTCTGGCCCGGCGGAACCGACCCGGTCGCGCTGACCGACGCCGGTCCGCCCGATCCGGACCCGGCGTCGTCCAGTGCAGCGCTGCTGCCGCCTGCGACACGCTGCCGCAGCCAGTCGCTGTAGCCGCCGACGTATTCGCCGACCCGGCCCTGCCCTTCCATGACCAGGGTCGAGGTGACCACCTTGTCCAGGAAATCGCGGTCGTGGCTGACCAGCAGCAAGGTGCCGGTGTAGTCGGCGAGCAGTTCCTCCAGCAGCTCCAGCGTCTCGACATCTAGGTCGTTGGTCGGCTCGTCCATGACCAGCAGGTTGGACGGCTGGGCGAACAGGCGCGCCAGCAGCAGGCGGTTGCGCTCGCCGCCGGACAGGCGGGTGATCGGCGCGCGTGCGCGCTCGGGGGTGAACAGGAAATCCTGCAGGTAGCCGAGCACGTGCTTGCGGCTGCCGCCGACCTCGATGTACTCGCGGCCCTGCGAGACGTTGTCCAGGGCGTTCCAGTCCTCGCGCAGGCTGGCGCGGTGCTGGTCGAAGTAGGCGATCTCAAGGCGTGTGCCGTGGCGCACCTCGCCGCGCAGCGGGGCGAGCTCGCCGAGCAGCAGGCGCAGCAGGGTCGACTTGCCGCTGCCGTTGCGGCCGATCAGGCCGATCCGGTCGCCGCGCAGGATGCGCGTGGAGAAGCCGCGCACCAGCAGGTCGCCGCCGTAGCCGAAGTCGACGTCCTCGGCCTCGATCACCCGCTTGCCGGATTCGCCGGCGGCGCTCGCCACCAGCTTCACCTGGCCGGTCTCGGCGCGGCGCCGGGCCGCGTCGCGGCGCATCTGCTCGAGCCGGCGCACGCGGCCTTCGTCGCGGGTGCGGCGCGCCTTGATGCCCTGCCGGATCCAGACCTCTTCCTGCGCCAGCATCTTGTCGAAGCGGGCGTTGGCCTGGCCTTCGGCATGCAGGCGCTCGTCGCGACGGCGCAGGAAGTTGTCGAAGCCGCCCGGCCAGGACAGCACCTGGCCGCGGTCGATCTCGACGATGCGGGTGGCCAGGGCGCGCACGAAGCGGCGGTCGTGGCTGACCAGCACCAGGGCGCCGGCGAACGCCGACAGGAAACCCTCAAGCCATTCGATCGCCTCGATGTCCAGGTGGTTGGTGGGCTCGTCCAGCAGCAGCACGTCGGGGCGTCCGGCCAGCGCCCGCGCCAGCAGGACCCGGCGCTTCATGCCGCCGGACAGGGCGTCGAAGGCCACCTCGCCGTCCAGGTCCATCTGCGACAGCACCTGGCCGACGCGCTGCTCGAGATCCCAGCCGCCGACCGCCTCGATGCGTGCCTGCAGCTCGCCAAGCACGGCGACGTCCGGCGTCGCCGCCTGGCTGGCGCGATGCCAGCGCGCGACCAGGGCCCCGGCATCGCCCAGCCCGCTGGCGACCACGTCCCACACGCTGCCGTCCAGGCCCGCTGGCGCCTCCTGTGCCATCAGCGTGACGCGCAGGCCCTCCTGGCGGCGGATCTGGCCGTCGTCGGGCTGCAGCTCGCCGGCCAGCAGGCGCAGCAGGGTCGACTTGCCGGCGCCGTTGCGGCCGACCAGGGCGATCCGCTCGCCGGCCTCGATGGCGAGGTCGGCGGACTCCAGCAGCAGCGGGCCGCCGACGCCGTAGTCCAGCCCGTTCAGGGCGATCAGGGCCATCAGGACCCGCCGCGGTGCTTGCCGCCGGTCCAGCCGGACCGGCCGAGCACGGCATCGCCGACCAGGCAGGCCGGCGCTTCCAGCGTGGTCGCCATGGAATCGTTCCAGCGGTTGAGGAAGCCGTACAGGCCGACCACGCCGAGGATCTCGACCACCGCGCCCTCGCTCCAGTGCGCGCGCAGGCGCGCCGCCAGGGCCTCGTCGACGGCATTGGGCACGGCGCCGGCGGCACGCGCGAAGTCCAGGGCGACCCGCTCGGCCTCGGTGTACAGCGGCGAGCTGGCGTAGTCGGTGATCGCCACGATCTTCGCGGCCGGGATGCCATGCAGGCCGGCGGCGATCAGCGAATGCGCCATGCAGTACTGGCACTGCGCCGCGGTCGAGCACTGGTGGGCGAGCAGGCGCTTGAAGCCGGGGTCGACCTCGCCGGCCGGGTCCATCACCGCGCGGGTCAGCACGCCGAAGGCCTCGACCATGGCCGGCCGCCGCTGCATGGTCAACAGGCTGTTGGGCACGAAGCCGAGGATGCCGCGGAACTGCGCGAAGGTATCGGCCAGCGACGGGTTCGCCGATTCCGGCAGGGGGTCGAGCAGGGGCATGCGACGGATCCGGGTCGATTGGGGCTGCCATTGTCGCAGCAGTGCAGGCGGCGCGGGCCGTCGCACCGTCCGCTGCGGCGTCGAACGCGACTTCATGGCGCCCGATCCGCGAGCGGCCGTCACCTGCAAAACGTGACGACGACGCGCGATAAAGCGCAGGTGCTGTGGCAGGCTCGGCACCATCCGACACCGGGACGCCGCCATGCCGCCAGCCCTGCGATCCGCCTGCCTTGCCCTGCTGGTTGCCGGCACAGCCCAGGCGCAACCGGGGTTCGACTGCCAAGTGCCGGTACCACCGCAGCCGGCCAGCTGGACCGTGCTCGGCAACGGCCAGCCCGGCAGCGTCAGCCGCGCGCAACTGCAGGCCGCCCTGGCCACCGGCGGCGCGATCCGGTTGGCGATCGGCGCCAGCGTGCTGAACGTCGACCAGGAACTGGTGGTCAGCCGCGAAACCCTCCTCGACGGCAACGGCGCCATCCTGTCCGGCACCGGCAGCGGGCGCATCCTGCGCGTGACCAACCCGGGCAATGCCACCTACACCTTCACCCTGCTCAACACCACGGTGCGCGGCGGCCGCACGCCGGCCGGTTCCGGCGCCGGCCTGTTCAAGCCCAGCGGCGGCCCCTGGCAGGCGGTGTCGATCCGCGTCTTCGACTCGCGCTTCACCGACAATCACGCCATCCAGACCGCCCAGGACGACGGCGGCGGCGGGCTGTACGTGATCGGCGCCGATGCCCTGGAGCTGGTACGCACCACCATCGACAACAACCGCGGTGCCAACGGCGGCGGCGTCTACACCCTGGGCACGCGCACCATCAACCTGTTCGACACCGTGCTCGCGGGCAACCAGGCCACCGGCACCGGCGGAAATCCGGGCAACGGCGGCAACGGCGGCGGCCTGGGCGTCGACGGCGCCCAGCGCAACATCAACCTGTGCCGCAGCCGGCTGATCGACAACACCGCCAATGCCTATGGCGGCGGGCTGTTCACAGTGGCCTACGACCAGGCCAGCTTCGTGCGCCTGCGCCAGACCACCGTGCAGGGCAACAACAGCGTGGGCTCCAGCAATGCCCACACCGGCGGCGTGTACCTGCAGGGCGGCCCCTTCGAGATCGACGCCAGCACCTTCCGCGACAACCAGGCCGCCGGCTACGGCGGCCTGGCCCTGTTCGACCACGGCGGCACAACCACCGCAGGCCTGATCGTCAACAGCACCTTCACCGGCAACCTGGCGCGCACCGGCCTGGGCGGCGCGATCAACATGGCCGCCAGCGGCGGCGTGACCATCCAGAACACCACCATCGCCAACAACCGCGCCGATTGCGCGGTGTGCTTCGCAGGCGGCATCGCCAACGCCGCGGGCCGGCCGCTGACCCTGCGCAACGTCCTGTTCCGCAACAACACCGGCGGCAACGCCTTCAACCCCTGGACCCTGCTCAACGCGCCGGTGGCCGGCAGCAACAACATCCAGTGGCCGCAGGTGCGACCGGGCTCGGGCGGCCAGCAGGAGGCACCGGTCACCGCCGGCGCCATCCATGCCGACATTGCCCTGGGACCGCCCGCGGACAACGGCGGCCCGACCCAGACCCTGGCCCTGCCCTTCCCCTCGCCGGCGATCGATGCCGGCACCGGCACCGGTACGCCGGCCCTGGACCAGCGCGGCCGGCCACGGCACGGCGCCCCGGACATCGGCGCCTACGAACGCGAACCCGACCTGCTGTTCGCGGACGGCTTCCAGTAGCGCGCGCGCTGGCGGGACGGCCCTCTCCCCCGCCCCTCCCCCGCACGGCGGGGGAGGGGAGAAGTGTCGTGCTGCGGCCAGTTCGGGACTCGGGGCTTCTGAATCGGGACCCGCGACCCGGGACCCGGGACCCGGGCTTCGGCTTCGGCTTCGGCTTCGGCTTCGGCTTCGGCTTCGGCTTCGGCTTCGGGCTTCGGCTTCGGGCTTCGGCTTCGGCTTCGGGCTTCGGCTTCGGGCTTCGGCTTCGGCTTCGGCTTCGGCTTCGGCTTCGGGCTTCGGCTTCGGGCCTTGGGAAGCGGGATGCGGGATGCGGAGCGCGATCTGCGCCGCTCTCCCTCAGGGAGACTTGGTCAACGTCGTGTCTCAGCCCGCTGGCAGACGGCGTGTCGCCAGTGCGACGGCACCGCACTTCTCCCCTCCCCCGCCGTGCGGGGGAGGGGCGGGGGAGAGGGCCGGGGCTTGCCATGATCGGCATCGTTGCCGAGCCGGTGACGCGCTCCACCAGGGCGGCCGAAGCTGGCCCTGGCGCATGGCCGGGAAAGGATGCCGATCAGGACCTGCGAAGAGCCGTGCCCCGCCTGCCGACCCGCACCGACGATTCCCTCACGGGCGCGCCGGGGCGGACGCGCTAAGATCGGGCCGATCGCCACTGGAGAATGCATGTCCGCGGTGCCCAACCCAACGCTGCGTGCAGGCGGCAGCCGCCCGCTGCAGGCTGTGCTGGCCGAAATCGACCAGGTCGTGCTGGGCAAGGCCACCGAAGTGCGCCTGGCCCTCGCCTGCCTGCTGGCCGGCGGCCATCTGCTGATCCAGGACATCCCGGGCGTCGGCAAGACCACCCTGGCGCACGCCCTGGCGCAGACCCTGGGGCTGGAGTTCCAGCGCGTGCAGGGCACCAGCGACCTGCTGCCGGCCGACATCATCGGCGTCTCGGTGTTCGAGCGCGGCGAAGGCGCAGGCGGCTTCCGCTTCCACCCCGGGCCGGTGTTCTCCCAGGTGCTGCTGGTCGACGAGCTGAACCGGGCGCCGCCGAAATCGCAGAGCGCCCTGCTGGAAGCGATGGCCGAGCACCAGGTGTCGATCGACGGCGTGCGCCGGGAACTGCCGACACCGTTCTTCGTGCTGGCCACCCAGAACCCGCTGGACCTGGTCGGCACCTATCCGCTGCCCGAGTCGCAGCTCGACCGCTTCATGTTCTGCCTGAGCCTGGGCTATCCCGACGTCGACACCGAGCAGCGGCTGCTGTCCGGCCATGGCGACCTGGCGGCGATGCCGACCGCGCGGCCGGTGCTGACGCCCGTCCAGGTGCTGGCGGCGATGGCCGCGGTACGGGACGTCACCGTGCGGCCGGCGCTGGTCGCCTATGTCCAGGCCCTGCTGCAGGCCAGCCGCCACCATGCCGACATCCGCCTGGGTCTGTCGCCGCGCGCCGGCCTGGCGCTGATCGCCGCGGCGCGCGCCTGGGCACTGCTCGCCGGCCGCGACCACGTGCTGCCCGACGACGTGCAGACGGTGTTCGTGCCGCTGGCGCGCCATCGCCTGCATCCGCAGCCGCAGTCGCTGCTCGACGGCACGGCGCTGGCGCGGCAACTGCTGTCCGCGACGGCGATTCCCTGAGGCAGCGTGGCGCCGCCTGGTCGCCGTGTCGTGATCCCTTGTCCGGTTGCCGGCCGGCAGGTGGCGCGATCCGGGTCCGGCAGCCGGCCGGTCCGATGCTTCCTCCCACGCCTTCCGACCGGGTCCCCCGCACCGCGACCGCCGCCCGGCCGCGTCCGGAATCCGTGCCCTCGGCGATGACCGCGACCCTGCGCGCCCGCCTGGCCCGCTGGCTGCCCACGCCGCCCACCGGGCCGCTGCCGCTGGCGCTGCCGCGCCGGCGCATCTACATCCTGCCCAGCCGCTTCGGCCTGGTCTACGGCGCCGCCCTGTTCTTCCTGCTGATCGGCGCGCTCAACTACAACAACAACGCCGCCATCCTGCTCGCCCTGATGCTGGGCGCGACGGCCATGGCCAGCGCGGTGTCGGCGGTGAACTTCCTGTCCGGCCTGAAGGTGCTGTCGTTCGAGGCCGGCGAGGCCTGGGCCGGGCAGGACCAGGCCTGCCGGCTGGAAGTCGGCCACCCCGGCGGCCGCGTGCGCGGCGCGCTGCAACTGCGCCACGCCGACCGGCGCAGCAGCGATCAGCCAGCCGGCGCTTCCTCGGTCGCCTTCGCATGGCACTGGCCAGCGACGCACCGCGGCCAGCGCCGGCTGGGTCGCATCCGCCTGGCCACCGGCTACCCGCTGGGCCTGTTCACCGCCTGGTGCGTGCTGGATGTCGACGCCGTCGCCGTGGTCTACCCGGCACCGGAATCGCCGGCACCCGCCCTGCCTGCCAGCGCCGCCGATGCCGGGGGCCGTGCCCGGCCGTCGCGCGGCGAGGACGACTGGCATGCCCTGCGCGAGTTCCAGCGCGGCGACAGCCCGCGCGACGTCGCCTGGAAGGTCAGCGCACGGCACGACCGGCTGCTGGTCGCCGAGACGCGCAGCGAACGCGAGGCCCCGGTGCTGCGCCTGTCGACCGCCCAGGTCGCCGGGCTGGCGCGCGAGCACGGCATCGCCCGGCTCGCGGCCTGGGTCCTGCAGGCGCATGCCCAGGATCGGCCCTACGCGCTCGACCTGCCCGGCCAGAGCCTGCCGCCCGGCAGCGGCCTGGCGCAGCGACGCCTGGCGCTGACCGCGCTGGCCCTGCTGCCATGACCACGCCCCTGCTCGACCGCCGGCAGTTCGCCCTGTGCAGCCTGACCGTGCTGGCCGCCCTGCTGCCGCACGCCAGCTGGCTGCCGCGGCCGCTGCTGGTGCTGCTGCTGGGCCTGCTGGCGCTGCGCTGGCTGCAGCGCGAACGCTGGCCGCGGCCGTGGCCGTGGTGGTTCCGCAATGGCCTGATGCTGCTGCTGTTCGCCGCCGCCTGGACCAGCATCGGCACGATCAGCGGCACCCAGGGCGCCGGCTTCCTGGCGGCCATGCTGGTGTCCAAGCTCTACGAGACCGAGCGCGCCCGCGATGCCCGCTCGATCGCCACCTTCGCCTCGTTCCTGGTGATGGCGCAGTTCCTGTTCCAGACCCAGCTGTGGGCGATGCTGGCCGGCGCGCCGGGCGTGCTGCTGGCCCTGGCCACCCTGGCCAGCCTGGAGCAGGCGCACCGCCCCGGGCCGGTGGCGGTGATGCCGGCCCTGGGTCGCTCCGGGCTGCTGCTGGCGGCGGCCCTGCCGCTGGCCCTGGTCATGTTCGTGGCCTTCCCGCGCATCACCTCGCCGCTCTGGGGCAACGCCGCGGCCATGCCGCGCGGCGGCATGGGCCTGAGCGACCGCATGGAGCCCGGGCAGATCGGTCAGCTCGCCCAGGACGACCGACCGGCGCTGCGGGTGCGCTTCGAGGGCGATCTGCCGCCGGTGGCCCTGCGCTACTTCCGCGGCCTGAC
Encoded proteins:
- a CDS encoding ATP-binding cassette domain-containing protein — its product is MALIALNGLDYGVGGPLLLESADLAIEAGERIALVGRNGAGKSTLLRLLAGELQPDDGQIRRQEGLRVTLMAQEAPAGLDGSVWDVVASGLGDAGALVARWHRASQAATPDVAVLGELQARIEAVGGWDLEQRVGQVLSQMDLDGEVAFDALSGGMKRRVLLARALAGRPDVLLLDEPTNHLDIEAIEWLEGFLSAFAGALVLVSHDRRFVRALATRIVEIDRGQVLSWPGGFDNFLRRRDERLHAEGQANARFDKMLAQEEVWIRQGIKARRTRDEGRVRRLEQMRRDAARRRAETGQVKLVASAAGESGKRVIEAEDVDFGYGGDLLVRGFSTRILRGDRIGLIGRNGSGKSTLLRLLLGELAPLRGEVRHGTRLEIAYFDQHRASLREDWNALDNVSQGREYIEVGGSRKHVLGYLQDFLFTPERARAPITRLSGGERNRLLLARLFAQPSNLLVMDEPTNDLDVETLELLEELLADYTGTLLLVSHDRDFLDKVVTSTLVMEGQGRVGEYVGGYSDWLRQRVAGGSSAALDDAGSGSGGPASVSATGSVPPGQNEAPASAAQARPRKLSYKDQRELEQLPARIEALEGRLAALGAAMADPAFYQRPAAQIGADQAALAATQLELDAAYARWAELDG
- a CDS encoding sigma-70 family RNA polymerase sigma factor, which translates into the protein MDEPVHSPDVTVLLDRARKGDADAWHRLVDLVYPDLKRLAHGALGAGKRHTLGTTALVHECYLRLARAEGAPRDRGHLMGLAVRIMRQVLVDHARERLAIKRGAGAVKVTLDDELPNDASEFELLVDIDTALVRLGEAEPRQAQVFECRYFGGLNDQDTANALGISPRTVHRDWDAARAWLAQALSAGDPEPA
- a CDS encoding right-handed parallel beta-helix repeat-containing protein, translated to MPPALRSACLALLVAGTAQAQPGFDCQVPVPPQPASWTVLGNGQPGSVSRAQLQAALATGGAIRLAIGASVLNVDQELVVSRETLLDGNGAILSGTGSGRILRVTNPGNATYTFTLLNTTVRGGRTPAGSGAGLFKPSGGPWQAVSIRVFDSRFTDNHAIQTAQDDGGGGLYVIGADALELVRTTIDNNRGANGGGVYTLGTRTINLFDTVLAGNQATGTGGNPGNGGNGGGLGVDGAQRNINLCRSRLIDNTANAYGGGLFTVAYDQASFVRLRQTTVQGNNSVGSSNAHTGGVYLQGGPFEIDASTFRDNQAAGYGGLALFDHGGTTTAGLIVNSTFTGNLARTGLGGAINMAASGGVTIQNTTIANNRADCAVCFAGGIANAAGRPLTLRNVLFRNNTGGNAFNPWTLLNAPVAGSNNIQWPQVRPGSGGQQEAPVTAGAIHADIALGPPADNGGPTQTLALPFPSPAIDAGTGTGTPALDQRGRPRHGAPDIGAYEREPDLLFADGFQ
- a CDS encoding YciI family protein, yielding MRVMVLVKASAASEGGDTDPAWTRAMLAAMGRFNEALRAAGVLVAAHGLKPTAQGVRVTLAEGVRGVEAGPFLPPEAQVAGFWLWQVRDLDEALAWARRCPDPMPGTGVLEIRPLDEG
- a CDS encoding SDR family NAD(P)-dependent oxidoreductase, yielding MRLALVSGGSRGLGAALCAHWRGQGWRAIDCSRSGAGPDHLAVDLADPQAAEQVLVPALAALARQPWQEVVVVANAARLEPVGPLARLDTAELLRHFAVNLTGTLVFLKTALAAFAGHGAERCLLAISSGAARRPIRGWAPYCAGKAALEQFMAVLALEQDDEERPVRTLTVSPGVLDTGMQQRIRASDPAEFPDRDQFVAFQDSGALRDPAVVAAAIADWLANRPDNGSRFDASELLLPR
- a CDS encoding VOC family protein → MIFVNLPVADLAASMAFYEGLGFSNNPHFTDETAACMVWSEVIHVMLLSHGKWRSFTSRPIPPTTASEVMLALALADRDAVDAMNAAAAAHGGSSDINPAQDHGFMYSRALADPDGHVWEAFWMDPSAVPPD
- a CDS encoding MoxR family ATPase, which translates into the protein MSAVPNPTLRAGGSRPLQAVLAEIDQVVLGKATEVRLALACLLAGGHLLIQDIPGVGKTTLAHALAQTLGLEFQRVQGTSDLLPADIIGVSVFERGEGAGGFRFHPGPVFSQVLLVDELNRAPPKSQSALLEAMAEHQVSIDGVRRELPTPFFVLATQNPLDLVGTYPLPESQLDRFMFCLSLGYPDVDTEQRLLSGHGDLAAMPTARPVLTPVQVLAAMAAVRDVTVRPALVAYVQALLQASRHHADIRLGLSPRAGLALIAAARAWALLAGRDHVLPDDVQTVFVPLARHRLHPQPQSLLDGTALARQLLSATAIP
- a CDS encoding MFS transporter, yielding MKPQRLLPLIIATALFIENMDSTAISTSLPQIAADLGVAPVALKLAITTYLLALAVFIPVSGWVADRFGARRVFVGAIAVFLVGSLVCAAADGLGLLVAGRFVQGMGGAMMVPVGRLVLLRSVEKSELVRALSWLTIPAMLGPMLGPVLGGAITTYAHWRLIFLINIPMGLLGMWLAWRHVPELRQPVGPLDVRGFLLSAGGLALAMFGFSAMGRELVPGAAVALCMLAGAGLIAAYVRRARRQAHPLLQLELLRIPTFRAAVVGGSLFRIGIGATPFLLPLMLQLSFGLDPLESGLVTFTSTAGAMAMKVIAPGVLHRFGFRPVLVWNGLVASLMLCGFGLFRADTPYALMVGVLLASGFLRSLQFTSLNAIAYADVDQARMSQASSLVAMAQQIALALGVTLGGYALSMAGTLTGQPDDAAINFTFAFLTVGLVSLASTLQMRRLARDAGAEMAGRAQAGREVAGQKPEPRTQT